DNA sequence from the Lagopus muta isolate bLagMut1 chromosome 23, bLagMut1 primary, whole genome shotgun sequence genome:
TGTGTTAAATGACCTATGTACTAAAAAATCAGatcatgctgtttttaatgTGACCGAATTCCAAACAAAGTAATGTTATATCTACAAACAGAACTGTTTATGAAACCAGCAGATAATTTTTTGCATaagtcattctttttttcataggCTCGTGGGCAAAGGTAGCAGCTCTTGGTGCTTGGACACTGTTCTGTACTTCAAACAGGGGTGTCATCAAGCAGAGGGAATTGGACTGGCGAtggggatttatttatttgcttagcACTGTCATccacaaagagaaagcagttaTTTGCTCTCAGTTTTATGCttaaaaatccttaaaaataatCGATTACTGcctttttgttgtgttttaggATCCTCATGAGATCCTAAGTGTAACCAGATCTCATGGCAAAAAGTTAACAGGACAGAACCATCACTTCAGCTGCAACACATTGCTcacaacactgaaaatgagGGTCAGGAAGTATTTCTCTGTTTGACTGCAAATCATAAAAACTCATTGCCTTCTCAGGTATCCTACAGATAAACATCCCACTCTCACAGTGGGATCTATTGGATGATGGAGAAGCAGATCCCTGGatgcccagtgctgctgtgaggcAGGCACTGTATTTTCCACTGATTCAGATGCACAGGGGATGCTGCATACCTCATAGTTACATCCTTGTCTTGGGTGTCTTTTAATGATAAATTAGAGACAGGTGGATGCACTTCTTTGTCTTTTAGCTGAGAAATAACAATGCCTACAATGCCAATGAGTCATGCTGCAATTGACACCATGTGatggtgtcattttttttgtaatgaatttAAGAAGGGCTTCAGCTTTTACAATATCTGATGCTTGCTCTCTCATATGTTCTAGTCTTAAAATGGCACAATAACCATGGGAGACTGGAATTTCCTTGGAGGCATTCTGGAGGAGGTCCACATTCACTCCACTATTATTGGCAAGATTTGGCTAACCATCCTCTTCGTGTTCCGAATGCTTGTCCTTGGAGTGGCCACCGAGGACGTCTGGAATGATGAACAGTCAGAATTTATTTGCAACACTGAGCAACCTGGCTGTAGGAACGTGTGCTATGATGAGGCCTTTCCCATCTCTCTCATAAGATACTGGGTCTTGCAAGTTATCTTTGTGTCTTCTCCTTCTTTGGTGTATATGGGTCATGCCTTATACAGACTAAGAGCCTtagagaaagagagacagaagaagaaagctcAGGTGAGAGTGGAACTTGAAAGCACTGAACTAGAAATGACAGAATATCGGAAAAGGCTGGAGAGGGAACTCCGGCAGCTGGACCAAAGAAAGCTGAACAAAGCACCCCTGCGAGGTTCGTTGCTCTGCACTTACGTGATACACATTTTCACTAGGTCTGCAGTGGAAGTTGGTTTCATGATTGGGCAATATCTGCTTTACGGGTTTCGCCTGGATCCCCTTTACAAATGTCAAAGAGATCCATGTCCAAACGTAGTCGACTGCTTTGTATCACGGCCAACAGAAAAGACAGTGTTCATCCTATTCATGCAGTCAATAGCGACCGTATCATTGCTTTTAAATGTCTTAGAAATTATCCACCTCGGATTCCGAAAAATTAAAATAGGTCTTtgtgggaaggaggaaaacaaggaTTACCGTGGCAATTTCTACACAAACAAATCCAAGAAATACTCTGTGATACCCCGCTCTTCTCTGGGTATATCTGCAACTCCCCCCAAAACTCTCCCTTCTGTACTTAGCGGTTATGcctttttaatggaaaagcaaaCCGACGCTGCCATCTACCCGGTCTTAAATTCTGCTCCCATGTTCCAGTCTATTCAAAATAACCACACAGAAAATAGAGGCAATTACACCCACCACAATCAGGACAACAAACTGCCGAAGAAAAAGCCAGCTACAGATGCTTTAGCTGGTCAGACTCAGAATGCTAGCACAAACTGCACTGAAGGCTTGCTGGGCAGGCCTGGGACTGAAAGGAGGAATTCCCAGAAAGAAGCTGATCAGAAACACTTCCTTGCTGGTACTCAGAATGCAGATACCGCTTCAAGAAGCTTTGCTGAGATGCTGTCGCAGCCCCCTCTGCAGCCTTTTCCCGTTGCCAGCCTGAGAAGACAGCACGGAATCATCTCCTCCTGGAACTGCTCCGCAGCAGCTGAAAGCGTCGGATCCTCCACCAATTCCCtcacaaagagcagcagcaggagacgGAGCAGCCCCAGCGTGAGCCAAGGCCAACTGCTTCCCAAAGCCGACACCAGGCACCCCAGCCGCCCCGACACCCCCGACTCGGCAGGGGAGGCCAGCACGGGCTCCAAGCACAGCCAGGGCTGCGGCAGCCCCCAGCCACTGCCCTTATCTGGGCGTCCATCGCTGTCGAGCAGCGCGAGCAGCCGGCGGGCCCCCACCGACCTGCAGATATAGCATGGCTGCCCAAGCACTGTGCTTGGCTAGCTGCCGGGCTTTGTGATAGGAGCAAGAGCAGCCACGAGCAGCTTTCTCGTTCAGCTTTAGCCTTCCGCAGAGGTTAAGGTAGAAGTTGTGCAGCCCTTTTGCTTTTAGCTAAATAACATCTGAACCATCTGCTTGCTTCGCTGGCGATGGAGGGATGGCTTAAACCTCCGTGCCAAGCTTCTGCATTAACCTTCcagctgcaaaggaaaatgtacATCATATAAATCCACATACAAATCCACACATGAAAAGTCAGGATTAAAATTATAGCTGGCGATATGTAAGCCGGCTAAAAGTAGAAGACAAAATTCCAGtctataaatgtattttatgaaaACTAGTAAATGAAAttaggtgaaaaaaaaaggcactgggACACctgagagaaaataattaacaatAAATAACATTCTTAGAACCAGGAAACCAGCACAAGAACCAGGaaaccagcacagtgctttcgCTTGCAGCCA
Encoded proteins:
- the GJA9 gene encoding gap junction alpha-9 protein, with product MGDWNFLGGILEEVHIHSTIIGKIWLTILFVFRMLVLGVATEDVWNDEQSEFICNTEQPGCRNVCYDEAFPISLIRYWVLQVIFVSSPSLVYMGHALYRLRALEKERQKKKAQVRVELESTELEMTEYRKRLERELRQLDQRKLNKAPLRGSLLCTYVIHIFTRSAVEVGFMIGQYLLYGFRLDPLYKCQRDPCPNVVDCFVSRPTEKTVFILFMQSIATVSLLLNVLEIIHLGFRKIKIGLCGKEENKDYRGNFYTNKSKKYSVIPRSSLGISATPPKTLPSVLSGYAFLMEKQTDAAIYPVLNSAPMFQSIQNNHTENRGNYTHHNQDNKLPKKKPATDALAGQTQNASTNCTEGLLGRPGTERRNSQKEADQKHFLAGTQNADTASRSFAEMLSQPPLQPFPVASLRRQHGIISSWNCSAAAESVGSSTNSLTKSSSRRRSSPSVSQGQLLPKADTRHPSRPDTPDSAGEASTGSKHSQGCGSPQPLPLSGRPSLSSSASSRRAPTDLQI